The following nucleotide sequence is from Nycticebus coucang isolate mNycCou1 chromosome 8, mNycCou1.pri, whole genome shotgun sequence.
TTGAGTGTCTCTGCAAGTCAGGAGTGTGTATTTTTAAGCCTGCACATGCCTAGACGTGTCTGCCTGGTGTGCTGTCTCTGTGCACCAGTTTGGGAGTGTGTCTAGCAGTATGCGTGTTGGTGGTACACCCAGACATGCATCTACGGCACTGCCAGTTGTGTGTCTCTGGGTCCCTGTTTACTTGTGTCTGTCCACATCCAGGTGAGTGTACATACAGGGATGTCTGTGTGTATGTCAGCATGTGCCTGTGGACACAAGTCTTGAAATGATTCAGCAAAGACCCCCCTATACTGCCTCACTAGCCCTCACCCCCAGCTTGGGGTTGGGCTTTCCTTTTGGGGTCACAGCCCCTGATAGGCACACACAGTGTGGGGGCCCTTTGTCTATACGGGTCTGGTGATGTGTGATGAGGTCTGTGGGGCCTCCCTGCGGTGAGCACACAGAATATTCCCAGGGCCCAGCCTAAGACAAAAGGCCATTCCAGGTACCAAATATTTTCATGGCTGTCACCCCCTCCACTGCTGTTGCCTGACACTGCTGCCTAAGCAAAGCAGCCTTGCCCTGCCTCCTGCAGGAAGCTTCCCTGACCACATTCCCCAGGTGGCTGTGGCTCCCTTCCCTGGCTACCCTGCCCTGCTCACCAGTTCACAGCCCTGTCTTGGTTATGCTGAGATTCCTTGAGGTCAAGTGTGGCCTCCCAAGGGCAAACCTGGCCTCCCTCTGTTCTGTCCCACCCCTGATGAAGGAGAGCTCAGGGCCAGAGGCCCAGCCCTGAATCTGCTCTCCAACCTGTGCTGGCAGCTGGAGACTCAGAAAGCCCACGGTCTGGCAGGAACTCAGACACAATAGCTGGCCTACAAAACAGGGTGTGCCCAGCACTGTCAGAGAAGGGTAAACAAAGTCCAGCAGCGGCAAAATTCCCGGAGAAATGACATCGAGCCCTTCTGACCAGGAGAGGAAGCCTGTGAATAGGTTGCACCATTCACCAGAGATGGGACTTCGGGATAGTTGCCTAATCACTCTGTgtatcagtttcctcatctgtgaaatggaagagTTAAGTACATCATTAATTTAAAGAGGTTAGAATAGttccaggcacacacacaggctATGTAAGTGTTTGCTGATATTATTAAGAAGGTCTTGAAACATGAGCAGGATTTGACTTGTCTGGGGGGCCCCTACATGGCCTCCAGAGAGGCTGAACAGACTAGAAGAGGGACTGGCAGCCAGAACAAGCCCACAATAGCCCTCAGgacaggcaggggtgggggtggttggGGTCATGGGGGAGGCTGTACTCTCTAGCCAGACCCTAAGGAGATGCAGATGTCCTCAGCCttcagctacaggtgccaccagacTGCCACAGTGCCAGCAGGTACCCGTTCCTCCTGCCAGCCCACTCGATCACTCAGAGTCCCCAGGCTCTTCCCTAAGTGAGAACATCCTTCCACCTCCTCTTCCTGGGCCCTCCTCTTGGGAACTTCTGAACCTTCGGacttgggctgggctgggttgggCCCAGCAGGCATTGACTTTGGCTCAGGGGTTGGGTTTCCTGAGCAAATCTTAGAACTGGCAGGATTGCAAAGAGACAATTAAGCCTCCCTCAAGGGAGGAGGTCCAGAGTAGTCTTAGTGCTCCAGGAGTTCTCAGCTCCTGAATGGACAAAAATGTGGCATTTACATCTGCCTATTAAAGCAGACCCTTGGCCCCACCCTGCACCTGTCACTGGCCAGGCTTTGCAATGCTGATGGCTACACAGCAGAGAACACAGCCTGCCACGCATGGTTTTCTCTGAACTCACTCTCTGACAATCCCCTCACCATCACAGTTTGGGATCTGAGTTTTGCTGTCCAGTGTTGCTGAGCACCTATATTGCTCAAGAACTAGCTGTACCCCAATATACTCATCACCCCATTGTACCCAACATATcttttttatgacattttctAATGCCTCCTTTACTATCACTTTTATAGAAAATGATGTTCTAGCCATAATGTGAAGGAACAAAAGGCAAGGACTGTAATTTATAATCAAATACCGTGCACATGTTCAGGCATGACTTCATTAAAAGAAGATGTAGTTTTAGGTTGTACctagaaatttacatttatagGTTGTACTTAAATATAAATTCCAGAAATCTGAGATCTATAAATGCAGACTGATACATGGAAGTGGTTGTATCGTAACTCACATATCATGAACAGCACTGCTGTAGGTAACATGATTTTCCAAAACACTAAACAACTTTTAGTTAAGTTCCAAACACAACAAAGTTACATTCCTGGAAAACTCCACGTATGTTAAACATGTGCAATAAATACCTTGTGTTTACATGTAAAATGGAGTGGTCCTTACAAAAGCTTTTTATCCACACGATGTGCAGGGGCTACATAAGGCCCCACAGTACATGAGACAATTCTTCATGGTTCAGGACCAGCTGGGTTGCCTGGGCATGCCTGGTGCCTGCCCAGCAAATGCCAGAGGAGGCCCCCCACCAGTGTTCAAAACATGCCCACAGTGCACCCCATCCCTCACTGAGGACCAGCGAGCTATAGTCACGCCTCCTCTCTCTGCCTGCCTGTCAGATGGGCCCTGTCTAGTCTGGGCAAGGCTGTGTCACCCCAGACCTCAGGCTGAAGTAGGAGACTCACAGCAGGAGGAAGAGTGGGTGTTTCTGGGCTCGGGCCCCAGAGCTGGAGGCACCTGGGGACCAGGCTGACCCATGTTTTCTGCCTTCACCCCTCAGGCTGCAGCAAGATGTGGGACAACCTAACATGCTGGCCAGCCACTCCCCAGGGCCAGGTGGTCGTCTTGGCTTGTCCCCCCATCTTCAATCTCTTCTCCCCCTTTGAAGGTAAGAGCCCTAGtgtgaagggagggaggaagcttCAGTGATGTGAGTGAGcccagtgggggtggggactcACCTGTCAACAAAGAAGGAAGACGGAGTAAAGTGGCTACAGGGGCTGCAGCATGCTGGGGGCTCCCTGGCAGAAGAGGCAATGGCGTTGGGTCTTTGAATGACTCGTGGGATTTGATTAGTTCTTCACATAAAGATAAGCATGTGGGAAAAGCTCACTAAATATTTGCTCAACAAATGATAACTGACTGACTGACAAGCACCTGATTAAATTATGGCTCCCCTGTTCCTGTTGTCTTGGGCTGGTCATGATTCAGTCTTTCGCTGCTGGGAGCCAGTGACCTCTCTGGCTTGGTGAACCCGCTGCACGGCTTTGCTTGCACACCCCTCCACGTTCTGCTTAAATGAATGTTCACATACAAAAGGAGGAGCGCCTCCAGGAAGTGGGCTTTCTTGCTGCTTGTCCTTAAAGAAACGACATATATCGGGTCATTCTTTCCTGCAGTGAATGAAGCACACACTGGAATGCCAGGCATGGGGCTGGACAAACACAGTGGGGAGGAGGTAAAATAGCCCCCCGGGCTGCCCTTTCAGAGCTAATGTTCTAATTGGAGAGATAGTAAGCAAATAAATATGTCATAAATAATAAGTGctgggagggagaaaagggagggTGGGAGAGACATCAGGCTGGCATTCATGAACAGCCCCTCCGAAGAGGTAACAGGTAACTCAGGTGCTGTCTACAGAcctggaggagaaaaggaagcacCAGGCAGAGATGGTAGGTGGGAAAATAATCGAGAGAGAGAATCAATAGTCAATGGAACAAGCAtaggggagggagatggggagggaaGAGATGAGGGCCAGGGGCCAGGCCACACAGGACCTTTGGAACTGAGGTGAGGATGTGGGGTTTTCTCCTAAGTCCAGTGAGAAGCCACTGGCAGGTTTTACGCAGAGGACTGGCACAGTTTAATTTAGGTTTTTAACTGACAGCTCTAGTTTCTATGAGAAGGATTCTAGGAGTATAAATGGGAAACCCAATTGCAAGACAGGTAAGCAATGATGACATTTTGGATTCTGGCACAGAGCGTGGTAGAGGAGAAAAGTGTGAGATTTGTCTATGGAGGGCAGGGAGACTAGcaaaggggaaggaggaatcaactGTGCTCCCTTCCCAGGTCTAGGTTTAATGAGCTGGGCAGGGAGATGGGGGAATAGCTAGACTGGGTTGGGAGAACTAAGGGAGGAGCAGTTTGGGGTGGGGAGAACTAAGGGAGGCTCAGGACTAGGTGGGAAGTACTGAGGAAGGATCAGGACTGGGTGGGGAGGATTGAGTGAGGATCAGGAGTGGGTGGGAAGTACTGAGGGAGGACAAGAACTGGGAGGGGAGGATTGAGGGAGGATCAGGACTGGGTGGGGAGGATTGAGGGAGGATCAGGACTGGGAGGGGAGGATTGAGGGAGGATCAGGACTGGGAGGGGAGGATTGAGGGAGGATCAGGACTGGGTGGGGAGGATTGAGGGAGGATCAGGACTGAGTGGGAAGTACTGAGGGAGGACAAGAACTGGGAGGGGAGGATTGAGGGAGGATCAGGACTGGGTGGGAAGTACTAAGAGAGGATCAGGACTGGGTGGGAAGTACTGAGGGAGGATCAGGACTGGGTGGGAAGTACTGAGGGAGGATCAGGACTAGGTGGGGAGTACTGAGGGAGGACAAGGACTGGGAGGGGAGGATTGATGGAGGATCATGACTGGGTAGGAAGTACTGAGGGAGAAGCAGGTCGAGGTGGGGAGGATCCACCAGGAGCAGGCCCTAGATAAGGATTCAGGGGATGAGCCAAAAGACTCAGGCATCTCTCACTCCAGATGACCTTTCCTTCCTGAACTCCAGTCTCTCTGTGTATAAAGTGGAGTTGGGAGGTGGAATAAATAGTCTCTTTGGGGTGGGCCACTTTTGCCCCTAGTGCTCGGCATTGTGACCTCAGTGTTGAAGAACAGACCCTGAAGCCCTCCTGTGGAGTCTGGGAGCAGTCAAAGCCCTGCGCCTGTCCAGGCCAGCACCCACCTCGCAGCCTCCTCCCGGGGCACCCAGTGCCTGGGCAGGTCAGAGGGGAGTTCCTCCGGCAGCCACACAGTACAAACCATCAGCACAGCCTGAAAGCCAGCCTTCTCTTAGATCTCTGGAAGCACCTGCTAATTGCTTTCCTCCTTCATACTCAGCTAATTACATTCCTCCCCACAGTTCTTCCTTCTGTCTCTGCTGGAATGTGTCAAGGCAGGTTCACTTGAGAACCTGGGCTCCAGCCCACTGTCTGGCTAACCCTGGGGCTGCCAGCAACAATGGGGTCCATATGATGCCTTTGTGCTGACCAGAAAAGTCAGTCCCTCCTCACTCAGGTGGAATCAACCTCTCACTAGAGCCCACACGGTGGCAAGCTGAATATGAAGTCAATTTCAGCCCCCATGGCCATCAGCCAGATGCCCTTGTGCAGTGAACAACAAGCACAGCTATACTTGGTGGACCTAATCTTTGGATATGGTGGAGAGAAATAGGAGACTGTGATTAGGGGTTGAATATGTAGAGGCAAAAAGGTGCTTTCCTGGGCAACTAGATGAagaaggtgtgagccactgaccTTAAATTCTGAAGAGAGAAGTTTGTGAGTGTAGGGTAGGATGTTCCCCAGCCCAACTCCCACATCTTTGGATACAGGACTGAGGAAGGAGTATTCCCCAAGGAAGAGGCCTGGTTGTACAGGGAAAGCTGAAGAAAGCTAATAGAGGACAAAAATCATGAAGGGTTAGGACGAAGCCACGTGCCTAGCTGTATAAAACAGCTGAAGGCGGTGGCAAGGGATTGCTGGTGAAGGCACCAAAGAATTCGTGGTGGCTTCTTTAACGTATAATCTGCATATCTTCCATCTGTGGTGTCTTTACCGTCAAATAGTtaaacagactttttttctatTACTCATACCTGCAGCGAAGAGTGTATAAAGAGactttttttagaataaaaaatggGATGGCTATTTTGGTCGAGAAAGCTCAATAGACACCTATGATCGCTATGTCTGTGCAGTCTATGGGACACCTTCTCTCTCCACCACCTGTGTCATGATGTCATGAACAAGGACATCTTGGTGCCAACTAAGAAGCTTGCCCTTGCTGGCTGGGATGGGGCACATGGGAGGAATTTTGGCAGGAGAGCTCTGTGGTCAGGTCTGGGTGCTAGAACAATCCTCCCAGCAGAGGAGATGTGtttgggtgtagtggctcatgcctgttatcctggCACAGCACTCTGGGGGGTTAAGGTAgctcgattgcttgagctcagagtttgagaccagcctgagcaagagtgagaccctatctcttctaaaaatagacacAAACCTGaggtctcaactacttgggaggctgagacaggaggatcattaaAGTCAaggtgtttgaggctgcagtgagctacgatgatgctactgtactctagccagtataacagagggagactttgactcaaaaagaaacaaataaaaacacaagggAGAAAAAATGGTGGTGGTGTTGAGggaagagaggctgagacagaactAGTGACAGATGGGGAACaggggaaggaagtggggagaaaATCATCCCTCGATTTCTGGCTCTAGTCACTGAGTGTTGCTTCTCTGAAGATGGAGAACCCCAGGGAGGAACAAGGGCTATGACTATTCTTTGAGACATATGAGTGGAAGGAGACTGGGAGAATGGAGGTATCCCTCCTGGTATGGGGTTAAAGTCCCTTGTCGCCTCCCCACTGCACTTCATATCCCCCTCCACAGACACAGGGCCTACCAGTTCCCAGCCTGGCTGCTTCTCAGGATCCCATGATGACTGCCTTTGACATCTCCTTGAGAGAAACTCACTTTGAGACCTGAGCACAGTCCTAGAGCTATTCAAAGAGGCCCCCTAGCCCTAAAGATGACCCATtatcccctcccctgccccaccagTGATGGTAGCCAGGGGTCCAGGAGACAGGGTGCCCTTTTGGCCCTTGCTGGGAGCCTAGGAAGGTCTGGAGCCCCAGGCCTGCTGCTTCCTTGCTATGTGACCAAGAACAAGTCACCTAACTTCTCTTAGCCTTGGGATCCCCAGCTTTTAGCGGGACTAATGAAAACTCCTGATCCCTCACCTTAACACAGTCATGTTTACCCACtaccactacacacacacacacacacacacacacacacgtgaagCTGCCATGTAGATTGTGTAGATGCTGATGAGTCACCCGGCCCTGCCAGCACAATTCATGATACCAGGTGCTCCTTGTCACTGGGCTTGGTCTCATGAAGCCCTGGTCTGTCTGGTGAGTAGGAAGCCCAGAGTTTTAGAGGTTCACTTCAAGGCTGGGACCTTATCCCTCTTTTCTACCCATCTAAGCCTGGTGGGGGTAAATCCCCAAAAGAATCAGATTCTGGGTGGGAGCCGTGACTTTAGAGCCCGTGGTGAGTTCCTAGAACCAAGGCTGGGGCCGCACCTGCAGTTTGAAGAGGAGCTGGACTAAAGCCTCCCAATCCAGGCCCACCTCAGGCTACAACCTCAGGAAGCTGAGTGGGCTGGAGGAGGGCTGTTGAAGACCTTTCTCCTCTCCCGGGAGCCCTTGCAGCAGTGTGGTTGGAACTCAGGGCAGAAAAGGGGCTGCCACGTCAGGAAACTGACCCAAGCCAATGCCCTTTCCTCAGCAAAGTCTTTCCTGCCTTCCCTGGGCCATGCAATAGAAATAGACCCATCCCTGGGCTGCTTTTTCCTGGCTGCCCctcctgtagccccagccagCCCTCAGGTCCTCATTCATAAAGTAAACTGAAAGACCTCTTCCAAAGGGTTGCCCGGAGGATTTGCAGAAACAGTGAATATGGAATCATCCAGTATATTCCCAGCACACAGCAAAGTTTGGAAATATCAAACACATGTGCCCTCTGACCACTCATAGGACAATTCGACCCCTCCTCCAGCTCTGCACCTGAACTCTGAAATAAATCCTCAGGTCACCTCAGTGCAGGCAAGTGCCACACTTAACCTGGGAAGACTCAAGAAACGAGACCAGCTCTACCCTGTCCGCTTTGTGTAGCCCGGGGCAAGTGACCCACCTCTTGGGATCTCTACTTCTCAACTGTGACATGAACAGACATTCTTTTTTGGATGGTCGAGTGAATTAAATAGGATGTGTCTAATGTGCTCTGACATGTGAAAAGTTCTCAGAAATTGTCGCAATGAAGCTGATGATAGTGGTGGTGATGAAGTTCTAAGAAGGGGGGGTTCTTCTCTGCCTCACCTCTTGCCTATTCAACCCTTCTCTCTCTCAGGGGAGAGGACACCTTCTCAGGGCTGGAGATTGAGGGTACCCTCACTTCACATGCCCCCTTAGTGGTCCTGTCCCTTTGCTGCAGCCTTGAGCTTCCAAGGACAGAGGAGATCTCGTGCAGCTGCTCCACTGCCCCACCCTCAACTTGCTTCTACCCAAAGCTCCTGCACTGCAGTGCTGCTTGATCCCCTGCTCACACACCTTTGCCTGGGCAGGTGCCCCACTACAaacttcctgcttctccatttACAAGGATTTCAGATCTCACCCTTACCAGGTGTCCTCCAACCACCACCCTACACCCACACCTTTGGTGCCTCTCCAGCAGCACATCTGAGCTTCACCAGATATGGGAGGCAAGCCCAGCCTCACAGGCCCCAGGCAGGTGTGTGCTCCAACCTCAGCCATAGCCCTGCAACAAGGGTCAGCATTCAGCTCATGGCAAGGGTTGGGGATCATTCTGTACAAGGATCCAGGTAGAGCCTGTGACAAGGATTAGAATTTATGTTGTTCCTGGGGTCATTTTCAGACCATGACAGGGTAGGACTGAACCCAGGAATGTCTATTCCTATTCTGGTATCTGTGCAGTAGGGCCCCCAGCATCTCTGCAGGGGCTTCTCCCTGACCCGGGTGCCCCTATAGTGCCCTGGGTGTCTGGGTCCAGGCATTTGGAGCCTGACTGCACCAGGGTTGAGGGAAGAAGGGCTGAGTTCTCTGCCCTGTACCAACCATAGAGGCAGTCAGTCCCCTGTGGctactcctggcctcagcctccctcctccctgaccCTGCCCTCCACCCAGACCGCAACGTGAGCCGCAGCTGTACCGAtgaaggctggacacccctggagCCCGGCCCTTATTCCACCGCCTGTGGCCTGGATGAGAATGCATCGAGTTTACATGAGGTGGGCCTCAGTGCATCCCTACCCCACTGCTACCCAGGTGCATTTCACCCTTGCCCACAGAATGCTGCTATCTGTGTAGGACCCAAGCCTGCTGGGGTCTCTCTCCTTCAGCCTCCTCCCCCAGTCCACCTTTCTGGGGACTCATCCCATGGCTGACCCAGCTGGGAGTGGGAGCAGGCTTTCACAAGGATGATGCACAGGAGGTGATCCCCAGGGCAGTACAAGCAGCCACAGGCTGGGCCCCCCACTGCCTTGTGGGAGCCTTGCCTCCAGCCCTGGAGGGTGGCCTAGCAGGCAGATACCATCACCCCATCAcatccagaggctgaggcacatGTCCTGGAAGGAGCCAGCCTTGGATACCCAAAAGCCAGTCAGGGACAGGGACAGGAACAGGACCTGTTGTCCTCAGTCCCAGGACAGGGCTCTGGCTATGCAGCAGATAAGGGCATGGGGAGCCAGGTAGGGATATTGATGGGGAGGCTGGAGTAGAATTGGGGTCCTCAGCTAGGAGCCCCTAGCTCCATACCTCACTGCTTTGAGGTATAAACACATATGTGTCTGTCTATGATGACATCTGCCTCACCCTCAGCCACGCTTCCCAGACAGGGCTTTCATTCCTCCCAAGGGAGCCTTTGAAGAGGCCTTATCCCCTAATTCCCCTAAATCCCTCCTAATCACTTGCTTGTGCTCAGGGAGGGTATGAGAGGTGGAGAAGAAGGAGGGGCTTCCCAATGACAAATGCTCTCTCCCTGTGTCCATGGGGAAGGCATCAGGAGAGGGACCAAGCAAGAAGCCATTGGGCTTTGTTCCCCTAGGAAGCCCACTTTGCCCTCTTCTTGCTGACCCCAGCCCCTGAGAGCCCAAAATGGGAAATTAGGCCCAGTGTCTTTAACTTTCGGCATTCCCTGTGTGCCTCCAGAGAGAGGGCCTCATGTGGGGGTCCTCTAGGGTGCTAAGCCCAGAGCTGGCACAGAAGTGGTGTCCGACACAGAGCTGaagaacaaacaaatgaataaataaaatgtatgaggTCTTCACTCCTTTCCCCACTGACTTATCCTTGGCGAATCAGGAAGGAAAAAGTAAATGcagcccctccccaccctgaGAGGCAGTCCTATCCTTTTCCCTGGAAAGTTAGGGGTCAGGGGATTGAAGGGTGCCCCTCAGCTGCTCTTGGGAGccccaggcctcagcctccttagctgCCAAGGCAGGGCACTCCTGCCAATAAACCCTGGGTCACCTCCCAAACTCTCCCACCCCAAATCCTCCCTCATCTTCCTCCAGCAGCAACAGACAATGTTCTACAGTTCTGTGAAGACCGGCTACACTATTGGCTACAGCCTGTCCCTTGCTACCCTTCTAGTTGCCACGGCTATCCTGAGCCTGTTCAGGTGAGGTCCAGTCCAAGCAATGGGGCTCAAAGCAGACCTGCAAGTGTCACTCCCACGGTGAGACCTACACTGGCCCAGGCGTGTCCTGCCCCCTGGACTgtcaccgccccccccccccaaccctgGATAGCATGCAATCCTTGCCCAAGGCCCCCTGCCAGGTCAGCCTCCAATAGAGATAGCAGGTGGCCAAGGGGTTCTATCTGTTGCAGCCTGGTCCCCATAGGTTGACCCTGTGCCTGGGGATAGGGACCAGAAGGCAGGGCCTGCACCCTGAAATGAGGCTTCTGGAGCACGGCCACACTTAAGGTGGAGGCACTTAGAGGCTCAGCTGCACAGGAGGATGGAGTACCTGGGCATAGCCCACAGTTCAGGATGGGACTCCCTTCAAGACAGGGCCTGCACTCTGCTCCCCAGCACCTGCTTGCTGAGAACATAAGATGATGTGGACTGAGTTGGGGGTCTAAGGCCCCTTCAGCCTCTCAGATCTGCCCACCCCATGCAGGAAGCTCCACTGTACACGGAACTACATCCACTTGAACCTCTTCATATCCTTCATCTTGAGAGCTGCCTCTGTCTTCATCAAAGACTTGGCCCTCTACAACAGCAGCGAGTTGGACCACTGCTCTGAGGGTTTGGTAAGGACCTCTGCTCTGGCCCACCTTCCCCAGCCTCACCTTcatctcctcttctcttcctgcctgtcctctctctcttccctcccccaccccaaccccccatCCAGCCCCACATGGCAGCCTCTCAAATCTCACTCCCTTCCCAGCTATAGCAGATGTTGCTCAGCCATCTGAGAGCTCATAGACCTGCTCCTGCCAATGAGAAGAGCAGATGGAAATGGGACGCTTCACGGCCACAGCCCagacctccaccccaccccaactgCTAACTTCCTGTGTGGCCTTGGGGAACTTCTTCAGTTTCCCCATGCAAGGAGTCCAAGGCCTTCTGACTCTGCTCTCTGCAATCTACACACCCAAGGCTCTGCTCTCCATGCTACCCTTCACACTGTGCCCCAGACTTCTCCTTGCCATCAGGAGTGGGCCTACACACCTGCAGTCCTCTTCTGTTCTGCCCCTGCCATCAGGCCAGTTCTGGGCCTTCCTTGGGAAGGAAGGTTAAGGAAGCATCTAAGGAATTCATCTCTAGTCACTAAGGGTCCAATTGATTCTGAGCTAAGAGCCCCTTGCCGAGTGCCCCTGAGCTAAGAGTGAGAGCTTGAAGCTGGCCCTAGCTCCCACCCGTTCCTTGTGGTCAGTGACCTATTGCTTCATGAGTGACCCCACTATATAAGGGCTCAGCAGTACCTTCTCCCCAAAGAGGGAACCATGATAGTGGAATCTTAGGCATCTCAACAAGGGGGAGAAAAAAACCAGGAGACCTACCTCAGAGGATCCATCCCAGGATTTGGGGGCCAAGTCACACACGTActttgtgagccactgcacagctTATAGCTTCCTGTGCACTTGTTAAGGATAATTTTGAAGACTGTCTTCCCAATTCACTATAGGTctgtaaggcttttttttttttttgacacagagtgtcctaatgttacccttggtagagtgccgtggtgtcacaactcacagtaacctcaaactcttgggcttaagcaattctcttgccttagcctcccaagtagctgagacgacaggcacccaccacaacacccagctattttttggttgcagttgtcattgttgtttagcaggcccaggctgggctcaaacctgccagcctcagtgtatgtggccagcaccctacccactgagctataggcactgccctctGTAAGGCTTTTCTAAGGCAAGGTGAAAGCACAGATAACCGACCTAAGAGCTTAGTTTTTCTTGCAAAGCATTTAGGAGGAAGGTCAAGGAAACAAACACTCCTGTAGCTGGAAGGACTGAAGCATGGCCTGAGGATGGACTTTCCACACACAGGGAGGGAAAGTGAGGAGGGGAGGCTTCTCTCTGAGGATGTCTCCAAGCCAAGAGTTGTCCCATAGGTGGGAACCAGAGTTCTGGATACAGTGGGATGTGGAAGccagaaggcttcctggaggaaggtgGTTTTAAGCCCTGGCTCACAGGCATCTAGGCTTGATCTGAAATGGGAGACTGTTTCTGGGAAAGAACAGAGGGTCTGGAGACCTTCCAATCATGTCCTGTGGGCCACCTAAAGCCCCACAATTGCCCTACTCATTCCTGACCCCCAGGAGGAATGGCCacccctccccttttcttttctgcacTTCTACTCCCCCATCTCTGCACTTCTACTCCCCCATCTCTTCTCAATCCCAGTCTGCTCCACACTTCTACCTGGGCTCCATTCAGTAGTCCAGagcccacccccacacacattcAGCAGACTCTTGCAAACTGGAGCAAGAATTGTTCCTCGTCTTCTTCCAGCTGCCTTCTAACCTAATTGGAATAAGATGAATGAGTGGGGGTGTGAGTGGGTGGGCAGACTGGTGGATAGCAAAGTAAATAGATGCGTGCATGGCTGAACAGACAGAAGGATAGATGAATAAACCAAGGAATATTGGACAAAGGAGTGGGTGGGGGGATAGGTCGATGAATGCATGAGTGGACTGGCGTGTGGGTGTGTGGATGGATAGGTAGATGgctggctgagtacattggtagATGAATGGAGAGATAGGTGAATGGATGTAAGGATTGATAGATGGGTGAAAATGAATATATGAGGGATAGATGCATGGATGGaagatggatagatgggtagTTGGTAGTGGATGTCTAGTGCATTGATGggtaaataaatggataaatggatagatgggtggatgatCGCACAGGTAGATGGGTGGATATacagagagagatgggaagaTGGATAAATGATGAACTGATGCCTGAATAATTAAAATCACCAGCTTATCCCATCAGATGATCTAAAATCAGGGATAATGAGAAAACCAATGAGTACATTTTTAAGGGGATAAtgcaaaacaacaaagaaatgaagttgGATGTACTGTAACTGGGTTTGTCACCCCAGATGGGGGTATGAGCATTCAAAGACCCCTTCTAGCCCCAGTGAGCCCCCTCTGTGCTTCTCTCTCTGCAGGTGGGCTGTAAGGCAGCCATGGTCTTCTTCCAGTACTGTGTCATGGCCAACTTCTTCTGGCTACTGGTGGAGGGTCTCTACCTCCACACGCTGCTTGCCATCTCCTTCTTCTCCGAACGGAAGTACTTCTGGGGGTACATAGTCATCGGCTGGGGTATGGTACCAGGGAGGGCTGCCAGGCTGGGGACAGAGGG
It contains:
- the VIPR1 gene encoding vasoactive intestinal polypeptide receptor 1 isoform X3, which gives rise to MRLPNLQAARWLCVLAGTLACVLCPTGSRAASLQQGCDYLQMIEEQHRQCLEEAQLENETTGCSKMWDNLTCWPATPQGQVVVLACPPIFNLFSPFEDRNVSRSCTDEGWTPLEPGPYSTACGLDENASSLHEQQQTMFYSSVKTGYTIGYSLSLATLLVATAILSLFRKLHCTRNYIHLNLFISFILRAASVFIKDLALYNSSELDHCSEGLVGCKAAMVFFQYCVMANFFWLLVEGLYLHTLLAISFFSERKYFWGYIVIGWGVPSTFTMVWTIIRIYFEDDGCWDTINSPLWWIIKAPILTSILVNFILFIRIIQILVQKLQPPEIRKSDSSPYSVVWWPSSTASSMARCRPSCDGSGGAGTCRVS